One genomic window of Longimicrobiales bacterium includes the following:
- a CDS encoding glycoside hydrolase family 3 N-terminal domain-containing protein — protein MKRSAALLALAAAGCASAPPAPASPVAADPADPTVWVEQTLAQLTLEEKVAQLIVTRVTGDFTNVESPEFVRAESLVSELGIGGIIVGLGSPTETAVKVNALQSRATLPLLVGADLEWGSAMRLWRPVYLPYTIEGDGGTAFPFAMGVAATGEPALADTIGRITATEARAVGIHWLFAPVADLNTHADNPIVNIRSFGSDPTEAGAFVAAFVRGATRAGGLTAVKHFPGHGETSTDSHVSLPRLSVDHATLVSRELAPFRDAIAAGTSAVMMGHIAVPALAGEPELPATLSPDAIAYLRDRLEFDGIIVTDAMSMGALATLPGMNPGELAVRAVEAGVDVLLTPPDPERAHAAVVEAVRSGRVPQARIDAAVRRILQAKARLDLHRSRYVEPARVNTTVGSAAHLRAAERIAERSITLARDPDGRIPVDPRMVSRLAVVAFSAPEDLTAGRAFAAELREIYGDGVEFVRLDEQRDARAFDEAVQRAATADAIIFAPFLMPISGQGHLRLPERAEQIAGRLRATGRPLIVVGFGDPYAPARLGSDALLLAWQPRSPIAERAAARALAGIAPIDGRLPVSIDGAPRGTGLERAARNYSLRSAAPEEVGMDAAALERIDRLVEFAILNGAAPGAAVAIGRHGRLVKLRGYGRLDWRDGFRNVTDGTIYDLASLTKVVATTAAVMMLVDEGRLDLDAPISRYLPEWSNRPERRSVTVRNLLLHDSGLPAWAPLHNEGRGRADYRENIAGLRLNSTPGERTVYSDLGFILLAMIVEEIAGAPLDEFVEQRLFEPLGMIDTGFNPLGWDIRSGAADDAMTMLGRIAPTERTGSTADGFIHGMVHDENARGLGGVAGHAGLFSTARDLAIFAQMLLNGGWYDGRRYIDPATVDRFTRRFGAQSTRGLGWDTPGETISAGEYFSWSSFGHTGFTGTSMWIDRERDVFVILLTNRVNPSRHNQRHNALRRQLADAVQRAIVDMPVPPRRMR, from the coding sequence ATGAAGCGGAGCGCCGCCCTTCTCGCCCTGGCCGCTGCGGGCTGCGCATCCGCGCCGCCTGCGCCGGCATCGCCGGTTGCCGCCGACCCGGCGGACCCGACGGTGTGGGTGGAGCAGACGCTCGCCCAGCTCACGCTGGAAGAGAAGGTCGCGCAGCTCATCGTGACGCGCGTCACCGGCGATTTCACGAACGTCGAATCGCCGGAGTTCGTTCGTGCCGAGTCGCTGGTGAGCGAGCTCGGCATTGGCGGCATCATCGTCGGCCTCGGCTCGCCGACCGAAACGGCGGTCAAGGTGAACGCGCTGCAGTCGCGCGCGACTCTGCCGCTTCTCGTGGGGGCGGACCTGGAGTGGGGCTCCGCCATGCGGCTGTGGCGCCCGGTCTACCTGCCGTACACCATCGAGGGGGACGGCGGCACGGCATTCCCCTTTGCCATGGGTGTTGCTGCGACCGGTGAGCCCGCCCTGGCCGACACCATCGGCCGCATCACGGCCACGGAAGCGCGCGCCGTCGGGATCCACTGGCTGTTCGCGCCCGTTGCCGACCTGAACACGCACGCAGACAACCCGATCGTCAACATCCGCAGCTTCGGCAGCGACCCGACCGAGGCGGGTGCGTTCGTCGCTGCATTCGTGCGCGGTGCAACGCGTGCGGGCGGACTGACGGCGGTCAAACACTTCCCCGGCCACGGCGAAACGAGCACCGACTCGCACGTGTCGCTGCCGCGGCTCAGCGTCGATCACGCCACGCTCGTGTCCCGCGAGCTCGCGCCTTTCCGTGACGCGATCGCGGCGGGAACCTCCGCAGTGATGATGGGTCACATCGCGGTGCCCGCTCTTGCCGGCGAGCCGGAACTCCCCGCCACACTGTCGCCGGATGCGATCGCATACCTGCGCGACCGGCTCGAGTTCGACGGCATCATCGTGACGGACGCGATGAGCATGGGGGCGCTCGCTACACTGCCGGGCATGAATCCCGGCGAGCTGGCCGTGCGGGCGGTCGAAGCCGGGGTCGACGTGCTGCTGACACCTCCCGATCCGGAGCGCGCACATGCTGCGGTCGTGGAGGCGGTGCGCAGCGGACGCGTGCCCCAGGCGCGCATCGACGCCGCGGTCCGTCGGATCCTGCAGGCGAAGGCGCGGCTCGATCTGCACCGTTCGCGCTACGTGGAGCCGGCGCGCGTGAACACCACCGTCGGTTCGGCGGCGCACCTCCGTGCGGCCGAGCGCATCGCGGAGCGCTCGATCACGCTGGCACGCGATCCCGATGGGCGCATCCCGGTGGATCCGCGGATGGTGAGCCGGCTGGCGGTGGTCGCGTTCAGTGCGCCCGAGGACCTGACCGCAGGCCGTGCGTTTGCCGCAGAGCTGCGCGAGATCTACGGCGACGGTGTCGAGTTCGTGCGGCTGGACGAGCAGCGCGACGCGCGCGCGTTCGACGAGGCGGTGCAGCGCGCCGCCACCGCGGACGCAATCATTTTCGCGCCCTTCCTCATGCCGATCTCGGGACAGGGACATCTCCGGCTGCCGGAGCGTGCGGAGCAGATCGCCGGGCGGCTGCGCGCGACGGGACGGCCGCTGATCGTCGTCGGCTTCGGCGATCCGTACGCGCCCGCGCGGCTGGGCTCGGACGCGCTGCTGCTCGCGTGGCAGCCGCGCTCGCCGATTGCGGAGCGAGCGGCCGCGCGCGCCCTGGCCGGCATTGCACCGATCGATGGACGGCTGCCCGTGTCGATCGACGGAGCACCGCGCGGCACCGGGCTGGAGCGCGCGGCGCGCAACTACTCGCTGCGGAGTGCTGCGCCGGAAGAGGTCGGCATGGACGCCGCCGCACTGGAACGCATCGACCGGCTGGTCGAGTTCGCGATCCTGAACGGCGCCGCACCCGGCGCCGCCGTCGCGATCGGGAGGCACGGAAGGCTGGTCAAGCTGCGCGGCTACGGGCGGCTCGACTGGCGCGACGGCTTCCGCAACGTCACGGACGGCACGATCTACGACCTGGCATCGCTCACCAAGGTCGTTGCGACGACGGCCGCCGTGATGATGCTTGTCGACGAGGGACGCCTCGACCTGGACGCCCCGATCTCGCGCTACCTGCCCGAATGGAGCAACCGACCGGAACGCCGGTCCGTCACCGTGCGCAACCTGCTGCTGCACGACTCGGGGCTGCCCGCCTGGGCGCCGCTGCACAACGAGGGGCGCGGTCGCGCAGATTACCGCGAGAACATCGCCGGACTGCGGCTGAACTCGACACCGGGCGAGCGCACGGTCTACAGCGACCTCGGCTTCATCCTGCTCGCGATGATCGTCGAGGAGATCGCGGGCGCACCGCTGGACGAGTTCGTCGAGCAGCGGCTTTTCGAGCCGCTGGGAATGATCGATACCGGCTTCAATCCACTGGGCTGGGACATCCGCAGCGGTGCAGCCGATGACGCGATGACGATGCTCGGCCGCATCGCGCCGACCGAGCGGACCGGCAGCACGGCCGACGGCTTCATCCACGGCATGGTGCACGACGAGAACGCACGCGGCCTTGGCGGTGTCGCCGGTCATGCGGGCCTGTTCTCGACTGCACGCGACCTCGCCATCTTCGCGCAGATGCTGCTGAACGGCGGCTGGTACGACGGCCGCCGCTACATCGATCCGGCGACGGTCGATCGCTTCACGCGCCGCTTCGGCGCGCAGAGCACGCGCGGACTCGGCTGGGACACACCCGGCGAGACGATCTCCGCCGGCGAGTACTTCTCCTGGTCGTCCTTCGGTCACACCGGCTTCACCGGCACGAGCATGTGGATCGACCGTGAGCGCGACGTGTTCGTCATCCTGCTGACCAACCGGGTGAACCCGTCACGCCACAACCAGCGCCACAACGCGCTGCGCCGCCAGCTCGCCGACGCGGTGCAGCGTGCGATCGTCGACATGCCCGTCCCTCCCCGCAGAATGCGTTGA
- a CDS encoding sodium:solute symporter family protein, giving the protein MQPLDWMIVAAYFLVSAAIGLAYTRRAGKNVSEFFVSGRSLPWWLAGTSMVATTFAADTPLAVAGMVGSNGVAGNWLWWNMVMSGMLTVFFYAHLWRRAGVLTDVEFTEIRYSGKPAAILRAFRALYMALPINLIIIGWVNLAMLKILEVVIGIDPVPAFILMFVVTMLYSALAGLWGVVVTDFVQFFIAMAGSIALAIFAVNAVGGIDGLVARLPEHYGSAEAALSILPQRDSAWMPITAFLAYLGVQWWATSYPGSEPGGGGYVAQRIFSSRTERDGVLATLWFNVAHFALRPWPWILTALAVVLLYPGEEPATAYLRSVVDLLPTGLKGLMVAAFAAAYMSTIATQLNWGASYLINDLYLRFVEPDAPDRKVVRFSRLATAVIFLLSALVTYWLHRAGSIEGAWRIIIAIGAGTGLVYILRWYWWRISAWSEISAMGAALVTFIVLTVFGVFDPTDVLEGAYLMLTTTVVTTIVWVAVTLLTPPTPDETLDAFYERVRPGGAGWRHVAQRLGHGDEPIAGGALSWVNWIAGVVSVYATLFGSGRLLFGSYVPALLWLGLAGLCFWWISRSLRESGIAREPAEVHTSRVG; this is encoded by the coding sequence GTGCAACCGCTCGACTGGATGATCGTCGCGGCGTACTTCCTCGTGTCCGCCGCCATCGGCCTCGCCTACACGCGGCGCGCAGGAAAGAACGTCTCCGAGTTCTTCGTCTCCGGCCGCTCGCTGCCATGGTGGCTCGCCGGAACGTCCATGGTCGCCACGACGTTCGCTGCGGATACGCCGCTGGCCGTGGCCGGCATGGTCGGCAGCAACGGCGTCGCGGGGAACTGGCTGTGGTGGAACATGGTGATGAGCGGCATGCTCACGGTGTTCTTCTACGCGCACCTGTGGCGCCGCGCCGGCGTGCTCACCGACGTCGAGTTCACCGAGATCCGCTACAGCGGCAAGCCCGCGGCGATCCTGCGCGCCTTCCGCGCGCTCTACATGGCCCTGCCGATCAACCTGATCATCATCGGCTGGGTCAACCTCGCGATGCTCAAGATCCTCGAGGTCGTGATCGGCATCGACCCGGTGCCGGCGTTCATCCTCATGTTCGTCGTGACGATGCTGTACTCCGCGCTCGCAGGGTTGTGGGGCGTGGTCGTCACCGACTTCGTGCAGTTCTTCATCGCCATGGCGGGCTCCATTGCGCTCGCGATCTTCGCGGTCAACGCGGTCGGCGGCATCGACGGACTCGTCGCGCGCCTGCCGGAGCACTACGGCTCCGCGGAAGCGGCCCTTTCGATCCTGCCGCAGCGCGACTCCGCCTGGATGCCGATCACTGCGTTCCTCGCCTACCTCGGCGTGCAGTGGTGGGCGACCTCGTACCCAGGGTCGGAGCCGGGCGGCGGCGGCTACGTCGCGCAGCGCATCTTCAGCTCGCGCACGGAGCGCGACGGCGTGCTTGCGACGCTCTGGTTCAACGTCGCGCACTTCGCGCTGCGGCCGTGGCCGTGGATCCTCACCGCGCTCGCAGTCGTGCTGCTGTATCCGGGGGAAGAGCCGGCGACGGCGTACCTGCGGAGCGTCGTGGACCTGCTGCCGACGGGCCTCAAGGGACTCATGGTCGCGGCATTCGCTGCCGCATACATGTCGACCATCGCGACGCAGCTCAACTGGGGCGCGTCGTACCTGATCAACGACCTGTACCTGCGTTTCGTCGAGCCGGACGCGCCGGACAGGAAGGTCGTGCGCTTCTCGCGGCTCGCCACGGCCGTCATCTTCCTGCTCTCGGCGCTGGTCACGTACTGGCTGCACCGCGCCGGCTCCATCGAAGGCGCCTGGCGCATCATCATCGCGATCGGCGCGGGCACCGGGCTCGTCTACATCCTCCGCTGGTACTGGTGGCGCATCAGCGCGTGGAGCGAGATCTCGGCGATGGGCGCCGCACTCGTCACGTTCATCGTGCTCACCGTGTTCGGCGTCTTCGACCCGACCGACGTCCTGGAGGGCGCGTACCTGATGCTGACGACCACGGTCGTCACGACGATCGTGTGGGTCGCGGTCACGCTGCTCACGCCGCCGACCCCGGACGAGACACTGGACGCGTTCTATGAGCGCGTGCGGCCAGGCGGCGCAGGCTGGCGCCACGTCGCGCAGCGGCTCGGCCATGGCGACGAGCCGATCGCCGGCGGCGCACTGAGCTGGGTGAACTGGATTGCGGGCGTCGTGAGCGTCTACGCGACGTTGTTCGGCTCTGGCCGGCTGCTCTTCGGCTCCTACGTCCCGGCGCTCCTCTGGCTCGGCCTCGCAGGACTCTGCTTCTGGTGGATCAGCCGCTCGCTCCGAGAGTCGGGAATCGCGCGCGAGCCCGCGGAAGTCCACACCAGCAGGGTCGGCTGA
- a CDS encoding BadF/BadG/BcrA/BcrD ATPase family protein, whose product MRGERFIVGIDGGATHTTAVVIDEDGNERARLEGGPGIVNPADPSACVGRLAVLARSAIAAADTFAPVHALCCALAGAGRAELREIVRAELVREQVARHVTITTDAEAALADAFGEEPGILLIAGTGSIAWGRAEDGRLIRCGGWGALLGDEGSGYGLGLGALRSAARAADGRGPSTDLHEAIIAELGLDRPQALIEWAARAGKEQVAALAPLVLRQADAGDEAAVALRDDAAHALAEHVVVLHERLAPWKTAPELALAGGLARPGGPLRAAICAALEQTGLEYRLHERTIDAARGATRLARVPLGA is encoded by the coding sequence ATGAGGGGTGAGCGGTTCATCGTCGGCATCGACGGCGGCGCGACCCACACCACCGCCGTCGTCATCGACGAGGATGGAAACGAGCGGGCCCGACTCGAGGGTGGCCCCGGCATCGTGAACCCCGCCGATCCGTCGGCCTGCGTCGGACGGCTCGCGGTGCTTGCGCGCAGCGCCATCGCTGCCGCTGACACGTTCGCGCCGGTGCACGCGCTCTGCTGTGCCCTCGCGGGAGCCGGTCGTGCCGAGCTGCGCGAGATCGTGCGCGCCGAGCTGGTCCGCGAGCAGGTCGCACGTCACGTGACGATCACCACGGACGCGGAGGCTGCACTGGCCGACGCGTTCGGCGAGGAGCCCGGGATCCTGCTGATCGCGGGGACCGGCTCGATCGCATGGGGCCGGGCCGAGGACGGCCGGCTCATCCGGTGTGGCGGCTGGGGCGCGCTGCTCGGCGACGAGGGGAGCGGCTACGGCCTGGGTCTCGGCGCACTGCGCTCGGCAGCGCGCGCTGCGGATGGCCGGGGTCCGTCGACCGACCTGCACGAGGCGATCATCGCGGAGCTCGGCCTCGACCGGCCGCAGGCACTGATCGAGTGGGCTGCACGCGCCGGCAAGGAGCAGGTCGCGGCGCTCGCGCCGCTGGTGCTGCGCCAGGCGGATGCCGGTGACGAGGCCGCCGTCGCTCTGCGCGACGACGCGGCGCATGCCCTGGCCGAGCATGTCGTGGTGCTGCACGAGCGGCTGGCGCCGTGGAAGACGGCACCCGAGCTGGCACTGGCAGGAGGCCTCGCTCGGCCGGGCGGACCGTTGCGGGCCGCGATCTGCGCTGCACTGGAGCAAACCGGACTCGAGTACCGCCTGCACGAGCGGACGATCGACGCCGCGCGCGGCGCCACCCGCCTCGCGCGTGTTCCGCTCGGCGCGTAG
- a CDS encoding sodium:solute symporter, producing MHPAFTTLDIVVLVAYILGVTALGTWLGRRQTGARDYFLAGHGIPWWAICFSVVATETSALTFISAPATSYTSDFWFLQLVLGYLVGRILVATVLLPRYFKGQLETAYALLGDRFGARTRRFTSIIFMVTRAFADSIRVFAAAIPIQLVTGMSYTQSIIIAGIFTVIYTYHGGLKAVVWVDVVQMFLYVLGGVAALVVLAGLVPGGIGGIVDAGMAADKFRIIHLEGGFASARWLLTGLVGGAFLSMASHGVDHIIVQRLLASKNLRDAQKAVVGSGVLVVLQFALFLFVGVGLFAYYGGREFGTPDEIFPLFIVEGLPPGLSGLIVAGILAAMMSTVSSSLNSLASATTHDIYAPLTGNRDEEHLMRMGKRFTLLWAAILIGGALLFQLVQQGTPIVVIALQIASFTYGGLLGGFLLAVLSKRAGERDAILGISVAIALLFLLWAAQQFELIPRLVDPLWFSLLGSIIVLVVGGISAARRPDTIHAGASSHEG from the coding sequence ATGCATCCGGCATTCACGACACTCGACATCGTTGTCCTCGTCGCCTACATCCTGGGCGTCACGGCTCTCGGCACCTGGCTCGGCCGCCGCCAGACGGGCGCCCGCGACTACTTCCTGGCGGGGCACGGGATCCCCTGGTGGGCGATCTGCTTTTCCGTCGTCGCGACCGAGACCAGCGCGCTCACGTTCATCTCGGCACCCGCCACGTCCTATACGAGCGACTTCTGGTTCCTGCAGCTCGTGCTCGGCTACCTGGTCGGACGTATCCTGGTGGCCACCGTGCTGTTGCCGCGCTACTTCAAGGGGCAGCTCGAGACTGCGTACGCCCTGCTCGGTGACCGCTTCGGCGCACGCACGCGCCGCTTCACCTCGATCATCTTCATGGTGACGCGGGCATTCGCTGACAGCATCCGCGTGTTTGCAGCGGCGATTCCGATCCAGCTCGTGACCGGCATGAGCTACACGCAGTCCATCATCATCGCCGGCATCTTCACGGTCATCTATACGTACCACGGCGGGCTCAAGGCGGTGGTCTGGGTGGACGTCGTGCAGATGTTCCTGTACGTGCTCGGCGGCGTGGCCGCACTGGTCGTGCTGGCAGGCCTGGTCCCTGGCGGAATCGGCGGGATCGTGGACGCCGGCATGGCCGCGGACAAGTTCCGCATCATCCATCTCGAGGGCGGGTTCGCGAGCGCGCGCTGGCTGCTGACCGGGCTCGTCGGCGGCGCCTTCCTTTCCATGGCGTCGCACGGTGTCGACCACATCATCGTGCAGCGGCTGCTCGCGTCGAAGAACCTGCGGGACGCGCAGAAGGCGGTCGTCGGCAGTGGTGTGCTCGTGGTCCTGCAGTTCGCGCTGTTCCTGTTCGTCGGCGTCGGACTGTTCGCCTACTACGGCGGTCGCGAGTTCGGCACGCCAGACGAGATCTTCCCGCTGTTCATCGTGGAAGGCCTGCCGCCCGGCCTGTCCGGCCTGATCGTCGCCGGCATCCTCGCTGCCATGATGTCCACGGTGTCCTCGTCGCTGAATTCGCTTGCGTCCGCGACCACGCATGACATCTATGCGCCGCTCACGGGCAACCGCGACGAGGAGCACCTGATGCGCATGGGCAAGCGCTTCACCCTGCTCTGGGCCGCGATCCTCATCGGCGGCGCGCTCCTGTTCCAGCTCGTGCAGCAGGGCACGCCAATCGTGGTGATCGCGCTGCAGATCGCATCCTTCACGTATGGCGGCCTGCTGGGCGGCTTCCTGCTCGCCGTGCTCTCGAAGCGTGCGGGCGAGCGCGACGCGATTCTCGGCATCAGCGTCGCCATCGCGCTGCTGTTCCTGCTCTGGGCGGCGCAGCAGTTCGAGCTGATCCCCCGGCTGGTCGATCCGCTCTGGTTCTCGCTGCTCGGCTCGATCATCGTGCTCGTCGTCGGTGGCATCAGTGCAGCCCGACGGCCTGACACGATCCATGCAGGAGCTTCATCGCATGAGGGGTGA